One segment of Desulfovibrio inopinatus DSM 10711 DNA contains the following:
- a CDS encoding tetratricopeptide repeat protein: protein MSYSQLDALIVSENIHNAQLDKRFLTKLGFRHIQTVESGTDALRLMRDNSYGMVLIDSKLSDMDGLSFLPKAGAINPTTIVPLVMATVENRREKVLDAISMGCSGYILRPYTIRTFEDHIRFAYDSTRIDKNQAKALRRAGNHLLTDEADKAVEELQNLLTTKKDARYYFNRGIEALGKKKFGQAIIAFNKAILQNNVFADAYKGLAEAYQAKGNEEKSLEMMQKAASIFAEQGRFQEAKAIFVDIIKHDPNAVNPYNDLGVRLRRKGDFEGALNAYRQGLAISPNDDHIHYNVAKAFLFSGRLELGMGWLERALKLNPDFEEARKLYFKAKRAHWRPRKGEPSVRYNIDRKQPELTIDSDD, encoded by the coding sequence ATGTCGTATAGCCAGTTGGATGCCCTTATTGTTTCAGAAAACATCCACAATGCGCAACTTGATAAGCGTTTCCTGACCAAGCTTGGCTTCAGGCATATCCAAACTGTCGAATCCGGTACCGATGCATTGCGACTGATGCGTGATAACTCGTATGGTATGGTACTGATTGATTCGAAGCTATCGGATATGGATGGACTGTCGTTTTTACCCAAGGCAGGTGCCATCAATCCGACAACCATTGTTCCTCTTGTCATGGCGACTGTGGAGAATCGACGGGAGAAAGTGCTTGATGCCATTTCTATGGGCTGTTCAGGGTATATTTTAAGACCGTATACGATCCGCACGTTTGAGGATCATATCCGGTTTGCCTACGACTCGACACGGATCGACAAAAATCAAGCTAAAGCCTTGCGTCGGGCCGGAAACCATTTGTTGACGGACGAAGCGGATAAAGCCGTTGAGGAATTGCAAAACCTTTTGACGACGAAGAAAGACGCACGCTATTATTTCAACAGAGGAATCGAAGCCCTCGGCAAAAAGAAGTTCGGTCAAGCTATTATCGCCTTCAATAAAGCTATCTTGCAGAATAATGTCTTTGCCGATGCTTATAAAGGACTTGCCGAAGCCTATCAAGCCAAAGGGAACGAAGAAAAAAGTTTGGAGATGATGCAAAAGGCAGCAAGTATTTTTGCGGAACAAGGGCGGTTTCAGGAAGCGAAAGCGATATTCGTCGATATTATCAAGCATGATCCCAATGCGGTGAATCCCTATAATGATCTTGGTGTTCGTTTGCGGCGAAAGGGGGATTTCGAAGGCGCATTGAATGCCTATAGGCAGGGACTCGCGATTAGCCCCAACGACGACCATATTCATTACAATGTGGCCAAAGCGTTTTTGTTCTCTGGCCGTCTGGAACTGGGGATGGGTTGGCTTGAACGTGCTTTGAAGTTGAATCCAGATTTTGAAGAAGCTCGAAAACTCTATTTTAAAGCCAAACGAGCGCATTGGCGTCCGAGGAAAGGAGAGCCATCTGTT
- a CDS encoding class I SAM-dependent methyltransferase encodes MDNSFFKLLESISSKPDPFAYDTVLELWDNDHTSKQMLQYHLSNDVDMSSRRGSFIERSVKWMVDHFAIDSHTKIADFGCGPGLYATPLARAGAHVTGIDFSRRSIAYARETARQQNLDISYHRGNYLDFETDERFDLILMIMCDFCALSPQKRHYLLDTFRRLLRPDGALILDVYSTVAFDQKSETSTLQKGLLDGFWSPNPYYGFLNTFKYEKEKVVLDKYTIVEAGKTRTVYNWLEHFTPEKLEQECNRSGFGIDTLLSDVAGAPFDAQSSEFAIIARAR; translated from the coding sequence ATGGATAATTCTTTTTTTAAACTCCTGGAGTCCATCTCCAGCAAACCCGATCCTTTTGCCTACGATACTGTTCTCGAGCTGTGGGACAACGATCATACTTCAAAGCAGATGTTGCAATATCATCTCAGTAATGACGTCGATATGTCATCACGTCGTGGATCTTTCATAGAACGTTCTGTGAAGTGGATGGTTGACCATTTTGCAATCGATTCCCATACAAAAATAGCCGACTTTGGCTGTGGACCGGGGTTGTATGCAACCCCTTTAGCCCGAGCCGGTGCACACGTCACAGGAATCGATTTTTCCCGCCGATCCATTGCCTATGCTCGCGAGACGGCCAGACAACAAAACCTCGATATCTCGTATCATCGCGGTAATTATCTTGACTTTGAAACCGATGAGCGCTTTGACCTTATTCTTATGATCATGTGTGATTTCTGTGCACTCAGCCCACAAAAACGGCATTACCTTTTGGATACGTTTCGTCGTCTTCTCCGGCCTGACGGAGCATTGATCCTCGATGTTTACTCCACAGTTGCCTTTGATCAAAAAAGCGAGACATCAACACTACAAAAGGGGCTTCTGGATGGATTTTGGTCGCCCAATCCGTATTACGGTTTTCTCAATACGTTCAAATACGAGAAAGAAAAAGTCGTTCTTGATAAGTATACCATTGTCGAAGCGGGAAAGACACGTACTGTGTACAATTGGCTCGAACATTTCACTCCGGAAAAACTGGAACAAGAATGTAACCGGTCCGGATTTGGCATCGACACCCTTCTTTCCGACGTGGCTGGCGCTCCCTTCGATGCTCAATCAAGCGAATTTGCTATCATCGCCAGAGCACGTTAA